A genomic window from Etheostoma spectabile isolate EspeVRDwgs_2016 chromosome 13, UIUC_Espe_1.0, whole genome shotgun sequence includes:
- the atf5a gene encoding uncharacterized protein atf5a, translating into MMATSAPVWKTLHVCPADPLALSHPQANHSQSQGCRGEVSEESQHLIGDGLTDWMTEEVDFSSYLPNPPSPPSSTNASLPPSPLQNDIQVPSDLEVMTSLLQEELAQLEDYFLSEPLPEKGPRLGKCDRGPLPAGPQPFSQLPYASYSTSNQSETSPLLVTLATGELDLLSICGGPIGRSKIPRHAPYSCSRPTGCVRKRLPDGVRFSEGYDNSLLSSKGSNLGNSAVTLSGNYDCVEDEQLVEKSYSLGSAVEIRRCAVLPKDEKNCCFSQNVIGGAKVVGGGFGFGASLDVPHKKEDLLMYSMREVSGGNGNNEVLNSIKSSVEVTKATVSWKTESSEGFYLPATPQSEAYHSFLGNINEQLKSESQHHSNNQIGQHDLHCNFLEDQGPECLLMARDSPNSESSGHRQACRLKEHCAMKYEEDLIPGEGGERKQKKRDQNKTAAHRYRQRKRAELDSLEEQLHGLEGRNRELRDKAESVEREIQYVKDLLIEVYKARSQRLKQDTTA; encoded by the exons ATGATGGCAACATCAGCTCCTGTTTGGAAGACTCTTCATGTCTGCCCGGCAGAccccctcgctctctctcacccaCAGGCTaatcacagccaatcacagggGTGCAGGGGGGAGGTGTCAGAGGAGAGTCAGCATTTAATTG GTGATGGTCTCACTGACTGGATGACGGAAGAAGTGGATTTCTCCTCGTACCTCCCAAAccctccttcccctccctcctccaccaATGCTTCCCTTCCCCCTTCACCCCTTCAGAATGATATCCAGGTGCCCTCTGACTTGGAGGTCATGACCTCTCTGCTGCAAGAGGAACTTGCCCAACTAGAGGATTACTTTCTGTCTGAACCACTGCCAGAGAAAGGGCCCAGGCTGGGAAAATGCGACAGGGGTCCACTGCCGGCGGGTCCTCAGCCATTTAGTCAGCTTCCATATGCATCATACTCTACATCCAACCAATCGGAAACCAGTCCACTCCTTGTTACCCTGGCAACCGGAGAACTGGACCTGCTGAGTATTTGTGGCGGTCCCATTGGGCGATCCAAAATTCCAAGACACGCCCCGTACAGCTGCAGTCGCCCCACCGGGTGTGTTAGGAAAAGACTTCCTGATGGTGTGAGGTTCAGTGAAGGCTATGACAACAGTTTGTTGAGTTCCAAAGGAAGTAACTTAGGTAACTCAGCGGTGACCCTTTCAGGTAACTATGACTGTGTAGAAGACGAGCAGCTGGTAGAGAAAAGCTACTCTTTGGGTAGTGCAGTCGAGATCAGAAGATGTGCCGTTTTACCAAAAGACGAGAAAAATTGCTGTTTCAGTCAAAATGTCATAGGTGGTGCAAAGGTTGTTGGTGGTGGATTTGGCTTCGGTGCATCACTTGATGTCCCGCACAAGAAAGAGGATCTGCTGATGTATAGCATGAGGGAGGTCAGCGGAGGCAATGGTAACAACGAAGTGCTGAATAGTATCAAAAGTAGTGTGGAGGTGACAAAAGCCACGGTTTCTTGGAAAACAGAGAGCAGTGAAGGTTTTTATCTTCCAGCAACACCACAGTCTGAGGCCTATCATAGCTTTTTAGGCAACATCAACGAACAGCTGAAATCAGAGAGTCAACATCATTCCAACAATCAGATAGGGCAACATGATTTACACTGTAATTTCCTGGAGGATCAGGGCCCAGAGTGTCTTTTAATGGCTAGGGATAGTCCGAACTCGGAGTCTTCAGGGCACAGACAAGCATGTAGGCTGAAAGAGCACTGTGCCATGAAATACGAAGAGGACCTCATTCCGGGTGAAGGTGGCGAGCgcaaacagaagaaaagagaTCAGAACAAAACTGCTGCACACAG GTATCGGCAGCGAAAAAGGGCGGAGCTAGATTCTTTGGAGGAACAGCTGCATGGCCTTGAAGGGAGGAACCGGGAGCTCCGAGACAAGGCAGAGTCGGTAGAACGTGAAATCCAGTACGTCAAAGACCTGCTGATTGAAGTTTACAAGGCCCGCAGCCAAAGGCTCAAGCAGGACACCACAGCGTAA